From a single Oxalobacter vibrioformis genomic region:
- the hisI gene encoding phosphoribosyl-AMP cyclohydrolase, protein MTGKGWLETIHWDDDGLVPVIAQEAATGTILMFAWMNHDALIQTVQTGKAVYWSRSRKKLWHKGEESGHTQKVIDMRIDCDEDVLLLLVEQAGGIACHTGRQSCFYQQFQGDVSTGRWVAVDPVLKDPKQIYQ, encoded by the coding sequence ATGACGGGAAAAGGCTGGCTGGAAACAATCCACTGGGATGACGACGGGCTGGTTCCTGTCATTGCACAGGAAGCGGCAACCGGTACCATCCTCATGTTTGCCTGGATGAACCATGATGCCCTGATACAAACGGTCCAGACAGGTAAAGCGGTATACTGGAGCCGTTCAAGAAAAAAGCTGTGGCATAAGGGCGAGGAATCAGGACATACGCAAAAGGTGATCGACATGCGTATCGACTGCGATGAAGATGTCCTGCTGTTGCTGGTAGAGCAGGCTGGCGGTATTGCCTGCCACACCGGTCGTCAATCCTGCTTTTACCAGCAGTTCCAGGGTGACGTTTCGACAGGCCGGTGGGTCGCTGTCGACCCTGTATTGAAAGATCCGAAACAAATATACCAATGA
- the hisF gene encoding imidazole glycerol phosphate synthase subunit HisF, giving the protein MLAKRIIPCLDVTAGRVVKGVNFVDLRDAGDPVEIARRYNEQGADELTFLDITATSDQRDLILDIIEAVSAQIFIPLTVGGGVRTVDDVRRLLNAGADKVSINSSAVTNPELVADAASRYGSQCIVVAIDAKQVGPDRWEVFTHGGRTPTGLDTIDWAKKMEALGAGEILLTSMDRDGTKSGFDIPLTRAVSDAVNIPLIASGGVGNLQHLADGILEGHANAVLAASIFHYGEFTVQEAKRFMAERGIEVRLS; this is encoded by the coding sequence ATGCTGGCAAAAAGAATTATTCCCTGCCTGGATGTCACGGCAGGCAGGGTTGTAAAAGGCGTCAACTTTGTTGATCTGCGTGATGCGGGAGATCCGGTTGAAATTGCGCGCCGCTACAACGAACAAGGCGCTGATGAATTGACCTTCCTCGATATCACGGCAACCAGTGATCAACGTGACCTTATCCTGGATATTATCGAAGCCGTTTCCGCCCAGATCTTTATCCCGCTGACTGTCGGTGGCGGTGTCCGGACAGTGGATGATGTCCGCCGTCTTCTCAATGCAGGTGCGGACAAAGTCAGCATCAACTCCTCCGCTGTCACCAATCCGGAACTGGTAGCCGATGCCGCCAGCCGTTATGGATCACAATGTATCGTGGTGGCCATTGATGCCAAACAGGTGGGGCCGGATCGCTGGGAAGTTTTCACGCATGGCGGACGCACCCCGACCGGCCTGGATACTATTGATTGGGCAAAAAAAATGGAAGCCCTTGGCGCAGGCGAAATTCTTCTGACCAGCATGGACCGTGACGGCACAAAAAGCGGTTTTGATATTCCGCTGACGCGCGCTGTGTCGGATGCTGTCAATATTCCGCTGATTGCCTCAGGCGGTGTCGGCAATCTGCAGCATCTGGCCGATGGCATCCTCGAAGGACACGCCAATGCCGTGCTGGCTGCCAGCATCTTTCACTATGGTGAATTCACCGTACAGGAAGCCAAGCGCTTCATGGCTGAACGGGGAATCGAGGTCAGGCTGTCATGA
- the hisA gene encoding 1-(5-phosphoribosyl)-5-[(5-phosphoribosylamino)methylideneamino]imidazole-4-carboxamide isomerase: MLLIPAIDLKDGRCVRLKQGDMNQATVFSDDPAEMALHWLEQGARRLHLVDLNGAFAGKPVNESAVKNIIRVVQDYADDNDLEEIPVQLGGGIRDLDTIERFLDHGLSYVIVGTAAVKNPGFLQDACGAFAGHIIVGLDARDGKVATDGWSKLSRHNVIELAQKYEGYGVESIIYTDIGRDGMMSGVNIDATVNLARAVRIPIIASGGVHDIRDVEALCEVQHEGIEAVICGRSIYEGTLDLEQAQARADELSDE, encoded by the coding sequence ATGCTGCTCATACCTGCTATCGACCTGAAAGATGGTCGCTGTGTTCGCCTCAAACAAGGCGATATGAACCAGGCCACCGTTTTTTCCGATGATCCTGCCGAAATGGCCTTGCACTGGCTTGAACAAGGCGCCCGGCGTTTGCATCTGGTTGACTTAAATGGTGCCTTTGCCGGAAAACCGGTCAATGAATCTGCTGTTAAAAACATTATCCGTGTCGTACAGGATTATGCGGATGACAATGATCTCGAAGAGATCCCTGTACAGCTTGGTGGCGGCATCCGTGATCTTGATACGATTGAACGCTTTTTGGACCATGGGCTGAGCTATGTCATTGTCGGAACGGCTGCCGTGAAAAATCCCGGCTTTCTGCAGGATGCCTGTGGCGCCTTTGCCGGCCATATCATTGTCGGACTGGATGCACGGGACGGAAAAGTGGCAACCGATGGCTGGAGCAAGCTCTCACGGCACAACGTCATTGAGCTGGCACAGAAATACGAAGGCTACGGCGTCGAATCCATCATCTATACCGATATCGGGCGCGACGGCATGATGTCCGGTGTGAATATCGATGCCACGGTCAATCTGGCCCGTGCCGTCCGTATACCGATTATTGCTTCAGGCGGCGTCCACGACATCCGGGATGTGGAAGCACTTTGCGAAGTGCAGCATGAAGGCATTGAAGCCGTCATCTGCGGCCGTTCCATCTATGAGGGCACACTTGACCTGGAACAGGCACAGGCACGCGCTGACGAATTGTCCGATGAATAA
- the hisH gene encoding imidazole glycerol phosphate synthase subunit HisH, which yields MRKIVVVDYGMGNLRSVAQALRAVAPEADVRISGEIADIREAERIVLPGQGAMPDCMRSLRESGLQDAMIEAARSKPIFGVCIGEQMMFDWSEEGNTPGLGLLPGKVIRFRLEDQLQPDGTRYKVPQMGWNRVQQTTSHPLWKDIPDNSHFYFVHSFYAIPENTAHITGQTEYGLTFCCAVTHENLFATQFHPEKSAEAGLQLYKNFINWNP from the coding sequence ATGAGAAAAATTGTTGTTGTTGACTATGGCATGGGCAATCTGCGCTCCGTGGCACAGGCACTGCGCGCTGTCGCCCCCGAAGCGGACGTAAGAATTTCCGGCGAAATTGCCGACATCCGCGAAGCGGAACGCATCGTTTTACCCGGCCAGGGCGCCATGCCGGACTGCATGCGCTCCCTGCGTGAATCCGGCCTGCAGGACGCCATGATCGAGGCTGCCCGCTCAAAACCCATTTTCGGCGTCTGCATTGGCGAACAGATGATGTTTGACTGGAGTGAAGAAGGAAATACCCCCGGGCTGGGCCTGCTGCCCGGAAAAGTGATCCGTTTTCGCCTGGAAGACCAGTTGCAGCCTGACGGCACACGGTACAAGGTACCGCAAATGGGATGGAACCGGGTACAACAAACCACATCGCATCCGTTATGGAAAGATATACCGGACAACAGCCATTTTTATTTTGTGCACAGCTTTTATGCCATACCGGAAAATACGGCACATATCACCGGTCAGACGGAGTACGGACTGACTTTCTGCTGTGCCGTAACTCATGAAAATCTGTTTGCAACCCAGTTTCATCCTGAAAAAAGTGCTGAAGCAGGGTTACAACTGTATAAAAATTTCATAAACTGGAATCCTTGA
- the hisB gene encoding imidazoleglycerol-phosphate dehydratase HisB, which produces MSAPRTAEITRNTKETQIRVAINLDGTGQLNTVTGVPFLDHMLDQIARHGLVDLTIEANGDLHIDGHHTVEDIGIALGQAIAKAIGDKSGIRRYGHAYIPLDEALSRVVIDFSGRAYLEFNVDFTRPTSGTFDLDLVQEFFQGFVNHAQVSLHIDNLRGKNAHHQCETIFKAFGRALRIAAESDPRAAGMIPSTKGTL; this is translated from the coding sequence ATGTCTGCTCCAAGAACCGCCGAAATCACACGTAATACAAAGGAAACCCAAATCAGGGTTGCCATCAATCTCGATGGAACCGGTCAGTTGAATACGGTTACCGGTGTACCGTTTCTGGACCATATGCTGGACCAGATCGCCCGGCACGGCCTGGTTGACCTCACCATTGAAGCCAATGGTGATCTCCACATTGACGGACACCACACGGTTGAGGATATCGGCATCGCCCTGGGACAGGCCATAGCGAAGGCAATTGGCGATAAAAGCGGCATCCGCCGTTATGGACATGCCTATATCCCGCTGGATGAAGCGCTCTCACGTGTCGTGATTGATTTTTCCGGGCGGGCTTATCTCGAATTCAATGTCGACTTTACCCGTCCGACATCCGGTACATTTGATCTGGATCTGGTACAGGAATTCTTCCAGGGGTTTGTCAATCATGCCCAGGTGTCGCTGCACATTGACAACCTGCGCGGAAAGAATGCTCACCACCAGTGCGAAACCATCTTCAAGGCCTTCGGACGTGCCCTGCGCATAGCAGCGGAATCCGATCCGCGTGCTGCGGGCATGATTCCGTCAACCAAGGGGACTCTGTAA
- the hisC gene encoding histidinol-phosphate transaminase, producing MSLIENIIRPDVRALDAYHVPDSAGYLKLDAMENPYRLPENMQKKLGEHLAEVALNRYPVPSYTELKAKIRETLGIPPGYDVIVGNGSDELIVIVSTALARQDRRAKVLAPVPTFVMYALSAQFAGMEFVGIPLKADFSLDMDAMLDAIRVQRPSVLYLAYPNNPTGNLFDLEDMLALIEAMKDIGIVISDEAYQPFAQTSMMSYLPKYPNLVVMRTVSKLGLAGVRLGYMSASSELLAEFDKVRPPYNVNVLTEAAVTFALDHIDVFNRQAAALRGERETLSAALSALPGIEVLPSSANFVLVRLENADTVFEKLLAKKILIKNVGKMHILLDNCLRITVGTPEENKQFLELFSACLSQPV from the coding sequence ATGTCGCTGATTGAAAACATCATCCGCCCGGATGTCCGTGCGCTGGATGCCTATCATGTGCCGGACTCAGCCGGCTACCTGAAACTGGACGCGATGGAAAACCCGTATCGTCTGCCAGAGAACATGCAGAAAAAACTCGGTGAACACCTGGCTGAAGTCGCGCTGAACCGTTACCCGGTTCCCTCCTATACGGAACTGAAGGCAAAAATACGGGAAACGCTGGGCATACCCCCGGGCTATGATGTGATTGTCGGCAATGGATCGGATGAACTGATCGTCATCGTCTCTACCGCCCTTGCCCGCCAGGACAGGCGTGCCAAAGTGCTGGCGCCTGTGCCGACTTTTGTCATGTACGCGCTTTCCGCACAGTTTGCCGGCATGGAATTTGTCGGTATCCCGCTGAAAGCGGATTTTTCACTGGATATGGATGCCATGCTTGACGCCATCCGGGTACAGCGGCCGTCCGTCCTGTATCTTGCCTATCCCAACAACCCGACGGGCAATCTCTTTGACTTAGAGGATATGCTGGCCCTGATCGAAGCCATGAAAGATATCGGCATCGTGATCAGTGATGAGGCCTACCAGCCGTTTGCACAAACCAGCATGATGTCATACCTGCCCAAATACCCGAATCTGGTGGTCATGCGAACCGTATCCAAGCTGGGGCTGGCAGGGGTGCGCCTGGGTTATATGTCGGCCTCATCAGAACTGCTTGCCGAGTTTGACAAGGTGCGCCCTCCCTATAACGTGAATGTACTGACAGAAGCTGCGGTAACGTTTGCCCTTGACCATATTGATGTCTTTAACAGGCAGGCCGCCGCCCTGCGAGGCGAACGCGAAACGCTGTCTGCCGCACTCTCGGCGCTGCCGGGTATCGAGGTACTGCCATCTTCGGCCAATTTTGTTCTGGTTCGCCTTGAAAATGCCGATACAGTTTTTGAAAAACTGCTGGCAAAAAAGATTCTGATCAAAAATGTAGGTAAAATGCATATATTGCTTGATAATTGTCTGCGTATAACTGTCGGCACGCCTGAAGAAAACAAGCAGTTTCTCGAATTGTTCAGCGCCTGCCTTTCCCAACCTGTCTGA
- the hisD gene encoding histidinol dehydrogenase, with amino-acid sequence MTIRITRLDTTQPDFDSALMQILVFEASEDESIDRVAADIIADVRKRGDAAVLEYTNRFDRLTETAMASLEIPVESCLAALNNLPPASRAALQVAADRVRVYHEHQREACGGSGYTYTDEHGSLLGQKITPLDKVGIYVPGGKAAYPSSVLMNAIPAQVAGVPEIIMVVPTPDGIRNELVMAAAGLSGVNRIFAIGGAQAVAALAYGTETIPAVDKIVGPGNAFVAAAKRRVFGQVGIDMIAGPSEILVLCDGTTNPDWIAMDLFSQAEHDELAQSILVCPDTAYLDQVEASIARLLPQMRRQEIIRTSLTNRGALIKAKNMEEVCAIANRIAPEHLEVSTENPERWLDLLRHAGAIFLGRFTSEALGDYCAGPNHVLPTSRTARFSSPLGVYDFQKRSSIIRVSEEGAQILGKTALELAEGEGLEAHAKSAAYRMKKD; translated from the coding sequence ATGACGATCCGGATTACCCGGCTGGATACCACCCAGCCTGACTTTGATTCTGCCCTTATGCAAATCCTGGTATTTGAGGCCAGTGAAGATGAATCCATCGACCGGGTGGCGGCCGATATCATTGCCGATGTCAGGAAGCGTGGCGATGCGGCTGTGCTGGAATATACCAACCGCTTTGACCGCCTGACAGAAACTGCCATGGCATCGCTTGAAATCCCGGTTGAGTCTTGCCTGGCGGCGCTGAATAATCTTCCACCTGCCAGTCGTGCAGCACTGCAGGTAGCGGCCGACCGTGTCCGCGTCTACCACGAGCATCAGCGCGAAGCCTGTGGCGGCTCCGGCTACACCTACACCGACGAACATGGTTCCCTGCTCGGACAGAAAATCACACCGCTTGATAAAGTCGGTATCTATGTTCCCGGCGGCAAAGCGGCTTATCCGTCATCGGTACTGATGAATGCCATCCCCGCGCAGGTTGCCGGTGTGCCGGAAATCATCATGGTCGTTCCGACGCCGGATGGCATCCGAAACGAGTTGGTGATGGCTGCTGCCGGCCTGTCCGGGGTTAACCGCATTTTTGCCATTGGCGGTGCGCAGGCCGTTGCCGCGCTGGCTTATGGCACCGAAACGATTCCGGCTGTTGATAAAATTGTCGGCCCCGGCAATGCTTTTGTTGCAGCAGCCAAGCGCCGGGTATTCGGTCAGGTAGGCATTGACATGATTGCTGGCCCTTCCGAGATATTGGTACTGTGTGATGGCACCACCAATCCGGACTGGATCGCCATGGACCTCTTCTCCCAGGCAGAGCATGACGAACTGGCACAATCCATTCTCGTCTGCCCGGATACCGCCTACCTTGACCAGGTTGAGGCCAGCATTGCCCGGCTTTTGCCCCAGATGCGGCGCCAGGAAATCATCCGTACGTCATTGACGAACAGGGGTGCCCTGATCAAGGCAAAGAATATGGAAGAAGTCTGCGCCATAGCCAACCGGATTGCACCGGAACATCTGGAAGTATCCACCGAAAATCCGGAGCGCTGGCTTGACCTGCTGCGCCATGCCGGGGCGATTTTCCTGGGCCGCTTCACCTCGGAAGCGCTGGGAGACTATTGCGCCGGCCCGAACCACGTGTTGCCGACATCGCGTACCGCGCGTTTTTCTTCGCCGTTAGGCGTCTATGATTTCCAGAAACGCTCCAGCATCATCCGGGTCAGCGAAGAAGGGGCACAGATCCTGGGCAAAACAGCGCTGGAACTGGCAGAAGGGGAAGGGCTGGAAGCTCACGCAAAGAGTGCCGCCTACCGGATGAAAAAAGACTGA
- the hisG gene encoding ATP phosphoribosyltransferase yields the protein MNQPESNNAQELVLALSKGRIFDETIPLLQEAGIQVLEDPETSRKLILPTNQPTVRVIIVRASDVPTYVQYGAADFGVAGKDVLQEHSSAGLYQPIDLHIAKCRLSVAVRENFDYDAAIKQGSRLRVASKYVQAAREHFAKKGVHVDLIKLYGSMELAPLVGLADVIVDLVSTGNTLKANNLVEVEKIQEITSRLIVNQASLKLKRQLLQPIMEAFKKASIQLNDSTNEFADPNLY from the coding sequence ATGAACCAGCCTGAAAGCAATAACGCACAGGAACTCGTGCTTGCCCTCTCCAAAGGGCGTATTTTTGACGAAACCATCCCGCTTTTGCAGGAAGCCGGTATCCAGGTCCTTGAAGACCCGGAAACCTCGCGCAAACTGATCCTGCCGACCAACCAGCCAACGGTTCGGGTCATCATTGTTCGCGCATCAGATGTGCCGACCTATGTCCAGTATGGCGCAGCAGACTTTGGCGTTGCCGGCAAGGATGTGTTGCAGGAGCATAGCAGTGCCGGTCTGTACCAGCCCATTGACCTTCATATCGCAAAATGCCGTCTTTCCGTTGCGGTACGGGAAAACTTTGATTACGATGCCGCCATCAAACAGGGCTCCCGCCTGCGGGTTGCCAGCAAATACGTCCAGGCAGCCCGTGAGCACTTTGCAAAAAAAGGGGTTCATGTCGACCTGATCAAATTGTATGGTTCAATGGAGCTGGCACCGCTGGTCGGCCTGGCAGATGTGATTGTTGACCTCGTCAGCACCGGAAATACCCTGAAAGCCAATAATCTGGTTGAAGTGGAAAAAATACAGGAAATCACGTCCCGCCTGATTGTGAACCAGGCTTCACTCAAGCTGAAGCGCCAGCTCCTCCAGCCGATCATGGAAGCCTTCAAAAAGGCCTCCATCCAGCTGAATGACTCAACCAATGAATTTGCGGACCCCAATCTGTATTGA
- the murA gene encoding UDP-N-acetylglucosamine 1-carboxyvinyltransferase: MDKLIISGGHRLSGEITISGAKNAALPILCAGLLTADTVALSNVPALRDVQTMLRLLQQMGLKTEQQGENITLNGSGIDNFCAPYELVKTMRASILVLGPLVARFGQAKVSLPGGCAIGSRPVEQHIKGLRAMGAEIEIDAGYIHARAGRLKGARITTDMITVTGTENLLMAATLANGETVLENAAREPEVTDLANLLVKMGAQIEGIGTDRLVIHGVEQLHGASHEVIADRIETGTFLCAVAATGGDVTLVRTQDNILDAVLDKIRETGAEITTGDSWIRIRMNSRPKGVSFRTTEYPGFPTDMQAQFMAVNCIASDASHAVETIFENRFMHVQELNRLGARIKTEGNTAFVKNVEKLIGAPVMATDLRASASLVIAGLAAHGETHVNRIYHLDRGYDRMEEKLSAVGANIQRVKQ, translated from the coding sequence ATGGACAAACTGATTATTTCCGGCGGACACCGCCTTTCTGGTGAAATCACCATCTCCGGCGCCAAAAATGCCGCCCTGCCGATCCTGTGTGCAGGACTTCTGACAGCTGATACGGTTGCCCTGTCGAATGTCCCGGCTTTGCGCGATGTGCAAACCATGCTGCGCCTTTTGCAGCAAATGGGACTAAAAACCGAACAGCAGGGTGAAAACATTACGTTGAATGGCAGTGGCATCGATAATTTCTGTGCTCCATACGAGTTGGTCAAGACCATGCGGGCATCCATCCTGGTGCTGGGGCCGCTTGTTGCCCGCTTCGGGCAAGCCAAAGTCTCACTGCCAGGCGGTTGCGCCATTGGTTCACGCCCTGTCGAGCAACATATCAAGGGATTGCGCGCGATGGGGGCAGAAATTGAAATTGATGCAGGATACATTCATGCCAGGGCGGGCCGCTTAAAAGGCGCACGGATCACCACTGATATGATTACCGTTACCGGGACCGAAAATCTGCTGATGGCTGCCACGCTGGCCAACGGAGAAACGGTTCTGGAAAACGCCGCACGCGAGCCGGAGGTAACGGACCTGGCCAACCTGCTGGTCAAAATGGGTGCGCAGATTGAAGGGATCGGCACAGACCGTCTCGTGATCCATGGCGTTGAACAACTGCATGGCGCATCACACGAAGTGATTGCCGACCGGATCGAAACGGGCACTTTCCTGTGCGCGGTTGCCGCTACCGGCGGCGATGTCACGCTGGTGCGGACACAGGACAATATCCTGGACGCGGTTCTTGATAAAATAAGGGAAACCGGCGCCGAGATCACGACGGGTGATTCCTGGATACGGATACGGATGAACAGCCGCCCCAAGGGCGTGAGTTTTCGCACGACAGAATATCCCGGATTTCCGACTGACATGCAGGCCCAGTTTATGGCGGTAAACTGTATTGCCAGTGACGCCAGCCATGCCGTAGAAACTATTTTTGAAAACCGCTTCATGCACGTTCAGGAGTTAAACCGCCTCGGCGCAAGAATCAAGACAGAAGGCAATACGGCCTTTGTCAAAAACGTGGAGAAACTGATTGGTGCCCCTGTCATGGCAACCGACCTTCGGGCGTCGGCTTCGCTGGTGATTGCCGGCCTGGCGGCACATGGAGAAACCCATGTGAACCGCATTTACCATCTGGATCGCGGCTATGATCGAATGGAAGAAAAACTGTCCGCTGTGGGCGCGAATATACAAAGAGTCAAACAATGA
- a CDS encoding ABC transporter permease: protein MFSSPFLTLFYKEIWRFWKVATQTITAPILTSLLYLLIFGQALENHVQVYDGVTYTAFLIPGLVMMSLLQNAFANSSSSLIQSKINGSLVFALLAPISYLEWYGAYLLAAIFRGIVVGLGVFLVTCWFADISFVAPAWIAVFALFGAAILGSMGIVAGIWADKFDQLASFQNFLIMPATFLSGVFYSIHSLPSIWQTISRFNPFFYMVDGFRYGFFGQSDVNPFFSLAIVAVFFVFLAAITVRMLKSGYKLRH, encoded by the coding sequence ATGTTTTCCTCGCCATTTCTCACCCTCTTTTATAAAGAAATCTGGCGTTTCTGGAAAGTCGCCACCCAGACCATTACCGCACCCATCCTGACCTCCCTGCTTTATCTGCTGATATTCGGACAGGCGCTGGAAAATCACGTTCAGGTATACGATGGCGTGACCTATACCGCTTTCCTTATTCCGGGACTCGTCATGATGAGCCTGCTGCAGAATGCCTTTGCCAACTCATCTTCTTCGCTGATCCAGTCCAAGATAAACGGTAGCCTGGTTTTTGCGCTTTTGGCACCGATTTCCTATCTGGAATGGTATGGCGCCTATCTGCTGGCTGCGATTTTCCGGGGCATTGTGGTCGGGCTGGGCGTTTTTCTGGTTACCTGCTGGTTTGCCGACATTTCTTTTGTCGCGCCTGCCTGGATCGCTGTTTTTGCGCTTTTCGGCGCAGCCATTTTAGGCAGTATGGGCATTGTCGCGGGTATCTGGGCCGACAAATTCGATCAACTGGCCAGTTTTCAGAATTTCCTGATCATGCCGGCAACCTTTCTTTCGGGCGTTTTTTATTCAATTCACTCTCTGCCATCAATCTGGCAAACCATCTCCCGGTTCAACCCGTTTTTTTATATGGTGGATGGTTTCCGTTATGGTTTTTTCGGCCAGTCTGATGTGAACCCGTTCTTCAGTCTTGCCATCGTCGCTGTTTTTTTTGTCTTTCTGGCAGCAATAACGGTACGGATGTTGAAAAGCGGGTATAAATTACGACATTAA
- a CDS encoding ABC transporter ATP-binding protein translates to MSAIEIRNINKNYGDLKALQNVSLNIGEGEFFGLLGPNGAGKTTLISIIAGLARADSGDVRILGHDVIDDFQAARKNLGVVPQELVFDPFFTVRETLRLQSGYFGLNKNDDWIDEVMHNLDLSDKANVNMRALSGGMKRRVLVALALVHKPPVIVLDEPTAGVDVELRQTLWQFIGRLNQEKHTIVLTTHYLEEAQTWCNRIAMLQRGEIVALDTTEALIKRVSESQLVLKLAENRLPESLKPLIVTQDTIEASHIWTLRINQYDEIEKILQILRENSVTVSDIQLKQADLEDVFVQIMNTRNR, encoded by the coding sequence ATGTCAGCCATTGAAATCAGAAACATCAATAAAAACTACGGTGACCTGAAAGCACTGCAGAATGTCTCGCTTAATATCGGCGAAGGGGAATTTTTTGGCCTTTTGGGCCCGAATGGCGCAGGCAAGACCACATTAATCTCCATTATTGCCGGGCTGGCACGCGCCGACTCCGGAGATGTCCGTATTTTAGGCCATGATGTGATTGATGATTTTCAGGCCGCCAGAAAAAACCTGGGCGTTGTCCCCCAGGAACTCGTTTTTGATCCTTTTTTTACCGTTCGTGAAACCCTGCGGCTGCAATCCGGTTATTTTGGACTGAATAAAAATGACGACTGGATTGACGAAGTCATGCATAACCTGGATCTGTCGGACAAGGCCAATGTCAACATGCGCGCCCTGTCCGGCGGGATGAAACGGCGGGTGCTGGTCGCACTGGCACTGGTGCACAAGCCCCCTGTCATCGTGCTGGATGAGCCGACAGCCGGCGTCGATGTGGAATTGCGGCAAACCCTGTGGCAATTCATCGGCCGGCTCAATCAGGAAAAACATACCATTGTCCTGACAACCCATTATCTGGAAGAAGCACAGACTTGGTGCAACCGGATCGCCATGCTCCAGCGCGGTGAAATTGTAGCGCTCGATACGACAGAAGCCCTGATCAAACGGGTTTCCGAGTCCCAGCTTGTCTTAAAACTTGCGGAAAACCGCCTGCCGGAAAGTCTGAAACCGCTTATCGTGACGCAGGATACGATTGAGGCATCGCATATCTGGACACTGCGCATCAACCAGTACGACGAAATTGAAAAAATCCTGCAAATCCTGCGGGAAAACAGCGTTACCGTCAGTGATATTCAACTCAAGCAGGCTGATCTGGAAGATGTGTTTGTCCAGATCATGAATACCAGGAACCGCTGA
- a CDS encoding STAS domain-containing protein, which produces MSVSITSLSFSSAKEALKTGLEAIKGGQTAFDLGSITTTDSSSIAVMLAWQRAAKAASTPLQFLNTPDNILSLAALYGVTDLLGLPAPVNAHGEATH; this is translated from the coding sequence ATGTCTGTTTCCATCACCAGCCTTTCCTTTTCCAGTGCAAAAGAAGCACTGAAAACAGGGCTGGAAGCCATCAAAGGCGGACAGACTGCTTTTGACCTTGGCAGCATCACCACAACAGACTCTTCCAGCATTGCTGTCATGCTTGCATGGCAGCGTGCTGCAAAGGCTGCATCAACGCCTCTTCAGTTCCTCAATACGCCTGACAATATCCTGAGCCTTGCGGCACTGTATGGTGTCACTGATCTGTTGGGTCTGCCGGCACCAGTGAACGCTCACGGCGAAGCCACGCATTAA
- a CDS encoding MlaC/ttg2D family ABC transporter substrate-binding protein yields MTALKKWFVFAFTTLAFTCAAQASVQEAPDELVKRVSVDVLDVAKKDRDVKKGNMQTIFRLVEEKVMPYVDFKKTTSLAVGKYWRQATPAQREELTKQFHDLLFYTYASAISKVEDGHKLQFQPLRAKADATNVIVNSRIIQPKNPEPILIGYRLEKQADGWKIYDINVMGAWLVETYKTTFTNEIGRAGIDGLIKTLKDKNASLAKGGQPTK; encoded by the coding sequence ATGACTGCATTAAAAAAATGGTTTGTTTTTGCCTTTACCACTTTGGCATTTACATGCGCAGCACAGGCGAGTGTGCAAGAAGCACCAGATGAGCTGGTCAAGCGTGTCAGCGTGGACGTGCTGGATGTTGCCAAAAAAGACAGGGATGTCAAAAAAGGCAACATGCAAACCATTTTCAGGCTGGTCGAAGAAAAGGTCATGCCCTACGTCGATTTCAAAAAGACCACGTCTTTGGCTGTCGGCAAATACTGGCGCCAGGCAACACCGGCACAACGTGAAGAGCTGACCAAACAATTCCACGATCTGCTTTTCTACACCTATGCCAGCGCCATCTCCAAGGTGGAAGATGGTCACAAGCTGCAATTCCAGCCGCTTCGCGCCAAGGCAGACGCAACGAACGTTATCGTCAATTCCCGTATTATCCAGCCGAAAAATCCGGAACCCATCCTGATTGGCTATCGTCTGGAAAAGCAGGCTGATGGCTGGAAAATTTATGACATCAATGTCATGGGTGCATGGCTGGTCGAAACCTATAAGACCACTTTCACCAATGAGATTGGCCGTGCCGGTATTGATGGCCTGATCAAGACACTCAAAGACAAGAACGCCAGCCTGGCCAAAGGTGGCCAGCCGACCAAATAA